In Phormidium yuhuli AB48, one genomic interval encodes:
- the pyk gene encoding pyruvate kinase: MNRTKIVATLGPASNSPDVIRKMVSAGMSVARLNFSHGGYEQHKITIDNLRKISRELDTPITILQDLQGPKIRVCNLPQGEIPLKEGEELILIPNAEYHEQTNTVGLDYPDLAEEAKVGSQILLDDGLLELEITKVEGHAVHCVVVEGGFLKSRKGVNIPSLDLHLPSMTDKDKEDLEFGLSQGIDWVSLSFVRTADDIRQLKTFIKEHSGTTVPVIGKIEKPQAIAHLQEIVDECDGIMVARGDLGVEMSPEKVPMLQKEIIRACNQKGIPAITATQMLDSMIREPRPTRAEASDVANAILDGTDAVMLSGESAVGKYPVKAVQMMAKIAHQIEPEADFVNYPPSETDETHALTEALNTIDRLLDLRCIAAFTSSGYTARIASKERPRALVVAFTTNRDVYHRLNLIWGVKPILIDDDGETFEELIEHANSGLQERHLAEIGDQILIVGGIPTKHSRGTNFLKLHRISQSPL; encoded by the coding sequence ATGAACCGCACTAAAATTGTCGCCACTCTGGGCCCCGCGAGTAACAGTCCAGATGTGATTCGAAAGATGGTGTCTGCCGGCATGAGTGTCGCTCGGTTGAACTTTTCTCATGGCGGCTATGAACAGCATAAAATCACCATCGACAACTTGCGTAAAATCTCCAGGGAGCTGGATACTCCGATCACGATTTTACAGGATTTACAGGGTCCTAAGATTCGCGTCTGCAATTTGCCTCAGGGAGAGATTCCCCTCAAGGAAGGTGAGGAGTTAATTTTAATTCCCAATGCTGAGTATCACGAGCAAACGAATACTGTTGGCTTGGATTATCCAGACTTGGCTGAGGAGGCTAAGGTCGGGTCGCAAATTCTTTTGGATGACGGCTTACTGGAGTTGGAAATCACGAAGGTTGAGGGTCATGCGGTTCATTGTGTGGTGGTGGAAGGGGGCTTTTTAAAGAGTCGCAAAGGGGTCAATATCCCCAGTTTGGACTTACATTTACCATCGATGACGGATAAGGATAAGGAAGATTTGGAGTTTGGCTTATCTCAAGGGATTGATTGGGTGTCTTTGAGTTTTGTGCGCACGGCAGATGATATTCGTCAATTGAAGACCTTTATTAAGGAGCATAGTGGAACGACAGTGCCGGTGATTGGCAAAATCGAGAAACCTCAGGCGATCGCCCATTTACAAGAAATTGTCGATGAATGTGATGGGATCATGGTTGCCCGGGGAGATCTGGGGGTAGAAATGAGTCCCGAGAAAGTCCCGATGTTGCAAAAAGAAATCATCCGGGCCTGCAATCAAAAAGGGATTCCCGCCATTACCGCCACTCAGATGCTCGATAGTATGATTCGGGAACCTCGCCCGACTCGGGCTGAAGCCAGTGATGTGGCGAATGCCATTCTTGATGGGACCGATGCTGTCATGTTATCTGGGGAATCGGCGGTGGGGAAATATCCGGTCAAAGCGGTGCAAATGATGGCCAAAATTGCTCATCAAATTGAACCGGAGGCGGATTTTGTTAACTATCCTCCCTCGGAAACCGACGAAACCCACGCCCTGACGGAAGCGTTAAATACCATTGATCGCTTATTGGACTTACGCTGTATTGCTGCCTTCACCAGTTCCGGCTACACGGCCCGCATTGCCTCGAAGGAACGGCCTCGGGCCCTGGTGGTAGCCTTTACAACGAATCGGGATGTGTATCACCGTCTGAATCTCATCTGGGGGGTGAAGCCGATTCTCATTGATGATGATGGGGAAACCTTTGAGGAACTGATTGAACACGCCAATTCGGGGCTACAAGAGCGCCATCTGGCGGAAATTGGCGATCAGATTTTGATTGTGGGGGGGATTCCCACCAAGCATTCCCGAGGCACGAATTTCCTCAAGTTACATCGTATTAGCCAGTCGCCGTTGTAG
- a CDS encoding L-lactate dehydrogenase yields the protein MFEQLFTTLPDPQFRALQPRKAVIVGAGQVGMACAYSLLIQNCFDELVLQDLAREKVEGEVMDLAHGLPFVAPTAICAGTVAEEGRNADIVIITAGAAQKPGETRLDLVQKNVAIFRQLIPEIAESCPEAILLIVTNPVDIMTYVSLKLSGFSSSRVLGSGTVLDTARFRSLLARELRLDARSLHAYIIGEHGDSEVPVWSKVNIAGMPLCDGDWQGSPSADDPRLQRIFQETRDAAYEIIRRKGYTSYAIGLGVTDIVQSILRDQNRVMTVSSLVHGVANIDDVCLSLPTVVNRQGADRMLQLSLTPQESRQLEESANVMTNIIKEVSL from the coding sequence ATGTTTGAACAGTTGTTTACGACCCTACCTGATCCTCAATTTCGGGCCCTACAACCCCGTAAAGCTGTGATTGTCGGTGCGGGACAAGTGGGGATGGCTTGCGCCTATTCTCTTTTGATTCAAAACTGCTTTGATGAATTGGTCTTACAAGATCTCGCCCGGGAGAAAGTGGAGGGAGAAGTGATGGATTTGGCTCATGGTTTACCCTTCGTCGCACCCACAGCGATTTGTGCTGGGACAGTGGCTGAGGAAGGCCGCAATGCCGATATTGTTATTATCACCGCCGGGGCCGCTCAAAAGCCGGGGGAAACTCGTCTTGACTTAGTGCAAAAAAATGTAGCAATTTTCCGTCAGCTGATTCCTGAGATTGCGGAATCTTGCCCAGAGGCGATTTTACTCATTGTCACGAATCCCGTAGATATTATGACCTATGTTTCCCTCAAGCTATCGGGGTTTTCATCGTCACGAGTTCTCGGGTCAGGAACCGTCTTGGATACCGCTCGGTTTCGGTCATTACTGGCGCGGGAACTACGACTAGATGCCCGTAGTTTACACGCCTATATTATTGGGGAGCATGGTGATAGTGAAGTGCCCGTTTGGAGTAAAGTCAATATTGCGGGGATGCCTTTGTGTGACGGAGATTGGCAGGGAAGCCCCTCGGCAGATGATCCCCGCTTACAACGAATTTTTCAGGAAACACGGGATGCTGCTTATGAGATTATTAGACGCAAAGGCTACACCAGCTATGCGATCGGATTAGGGGTGACAGATATTGTCCAGTCTATCTTACGGGATCAGAATCGAGTCATGACCGTCAGTAGCTTAGTCCATGGGGTTGCTAATATTGATGATGTCTGTCTGAGTTTGCCCACCGTTGTCAATCGACAGGGGGCGGATCGAATGCTCCAGTTGTCGTTAACACCACAGGAGTCTCGACAACTCGAAGAGTCTGCCAATGTGATGACCAATATTATCAAGGAGGTCTCCTTATGA
- a CDS encoding phosphoketolase family protein, translated as MTIATSSATSSVKTEMPLSAEELRKIHAYWRAANYLAVGMIYLKDNPLLKEPLKPEHVKKRLLGHWGSSPGLSFLYIHLNRLINKYDLNALYVAGPGHGAPGILGPAYLEGTYSEVYPDKGQDEEGLQKFFKQFSFPGHIGSHVTPETPGSIHEGGELGYSLSHAYGAAYDNPDLLVAAVVGDGEAETGPLATAWHSNKYLNPIRDGAVLPILHLNGYKIANPTLLSRIPHEELETLFQGYGYRPYFVEGSDPEIMHQKMAQTLETCVQEIRRIQEEARRTGVAKRPRWPMIVFRSPKGWTGPDAVKGHKVEGFWRAHQVPMSDVHQNPESLTILEDWMHSYKPEELFDETGKLIPELQELSPKGARRMSANPITNGGLVRKDLRRPDFRDYAVEVPRPGHVEAQNTRIMSFYLRDVMRDNMHNFRVFGPDETASNRLQALYEVTKKAWMAEILPEDEDGGFLSPDGRVMEMLSEHTLEGWLEGYLLTGRHGLFHTYEAFAHVIDSMFNQHAKWLDICKNEVPWRAPVSSLNILLSSVVWRQDHNGFSHQDPGFIDLVTNKSAEVTRIYLPPDANCLLSVMDHCLKSKNYVNVIVADKQDHLQYLTMDEAIAHCTKGIGIWEWASNDDCGQEPDEPDVVMASCGDILTREALAATAILREEFPDLKVRFINVVDLFRLQSEVDHPHGLSDRDFDSLFTPDKPVMFNFHGYPWLIHKLTYRRSNQERIHVRGYKEKGNINTPLELAIRNQVDRFNLVIDVIDRVPKLGSAAAYVKERMKNQIIEHMHYAREHGTDKPEITSWTWPY; from the coding sequence ATGACCATTGCGACATCCTCTGCGACATCCTCTGTCAAAACCGAAATGCCCCTATCGGCGGAGGAACTGCGTAAAATTCATGCCTACTGGCGGGCTGCCAACTACCTGGCGGTGGGGATGATCTACCTCAAAGATAACCCACTGCTCAAAGAACCTCTCAAACCTGAGCATGTCAAAAAACGGCTCCTCGGTCACTGGGGGTCCAGTCCTGGGTTAAGCTTCCTCTATATCCATCTCAACCGCCTCATCAACAAGTATGACCTTAACGCCCTCTATGTGGCAGGGCCGGGTCATGGTGCTCCCGGAATCCTGGGGCCGGCGTATCTGGAAGGAACCTACTCAGAGGTCTATCCTGACAAAGGACAGGACGAAGAAGGACTGCAAAAATTCTTCAAGCAATTTTCCTTCCCGGGCCATATCGGCAGCCACGTCACCCCAGAAACCCCCGGTTCCATCCATGAAGGGGGAGAACTCGGCTATAGTCTCTCCCACGCCTATGGCGCCGCCTATGACAACCCAGATTTGCTAGTGGCGGCGGTTGTTGGGGATGGAGAAGCGGAAACGGGCCCGTTGGCTACCGCTTGGCATTCCAACAAGTATCTCAACCCCATCCGTGATGGTGCAGTCCTGCCAATTCTGCATCTGAACGGCTACAAAATCGCCAACCCCACGCTTCTGTCACGGATTCCTCACGAAGAACTCGAAACCCTCTTCCAAGGCTATGGCTACCGCCCCTATTTTGTCGAGGGCAGCGATCCCGAGATCATGCACCAGAAAATGGCGCAAACCCTAGAAACCTGTGTTCAGGAGATTCGCCGTATTCAGGAGGAGGCCCGCCGCACTGGAGTGGCCAAACGGCCCCGCTGGCCCATGATTGTCTTCCGCTCTCCTAAAGGCTGGACCGGACCCGATGCGGTCAAAGGTCATAAGGTTGAAGGCTTCTGGCGAGCACACCAAGTTCCCATGTCTGATGTTCATCAAAACCCGGAAAGCTTAACCATCCTGGAAGACTGGATGCACAGCTATAAGCCGGAGGAACTGTTTGATGAAACAGGGAAACTCATTCCGGAACTCCAGGAACTATCCCCCAAAGGCGCTCGACGCATGAGTGCGAACCCCATCACCAACGGGGGTCTAGTTCGTAAAGACTTGCGCCGGCCTGATTTCCGCGACTATGCCGTCGAGGTCCCCCGACCGGGCCATGTGGAGGCGCAGAATACCCGCATCATGAGCTTCTATCTGCGAGATGTGATGCGCGACAATATGCACAACTTCCGGGTCTTTGGTCCCGATGAGACGGCCTCAAACCGGCTTCAGGCTCTGTATGAGGTGACGAAGAAGGCCTGGATGGCGGAAATTCTGCCGGAAGATGAGGATGGGGGTTTCTTATCTCCCGATGGCCGGGTGATGGAGATGCTGAGTGAGCATACCCTCGAAGGTTGGCTCGAAGGCTATCTGCTGACGGGACGCCATGGCTTGTTCCATACCTATGAAGCCTTCGCTCACGTCATTGACTCGATGTTTAACCAGCACGCTAAATGGTTGGATATCTGTAAGAATGAGGTGCCTTGGCGGGCCCCAGTGTCTTCTCTGAATATCTTGCTCTCCTCAGTGGTCTGGCGCCAAGATCACAATGGCTTTAGTCACCAAGATCCCGGATTTATCGATTTGGTGACCAATAAGAGTGCGGAGGTGACGCGGATTTATCTGCCCCCCGATGCTAATTGTCTGCTCTCGGTGATGGATCATTGTCTCAAGAGCAAGAACTATGTCAATGTCATTGTGGCGGATAAGCAAGACCACTTGCAGTATCTGACCATGGATGAGGCGATCGCCCATTGTACGAAGGGCATCGGCATCTGGGAATGGGCCAGTAATGATGATTGTGGTCAAGAGCCCGATGAACCGGATGTGGTCATGGCCTCATGTGGGGATATCCTGACTCGGGAGGCCCTGGCGGCTACGGCAATTCTGCGGGAAGAGTTCCCCGATCTCAAAGTCCGCTTTATCAATGTGGTGGACTTGTTCCGGCTTCAGTCGGAAGTGGATCACCCCCACGGTTTATCCGATCGCGACTTTGACAGTCTCTTCACCCCGGATAAGCCGGTGATGTTCAACTTCCACGGCTATCCCTGGTTGATTCACAAACTCACCTATCGCCGCAGTAACCAAGAACGCATCCATGTGCGTGGCTATAAGGAGAAGGGCAATATCAACACCCCTCTGGAATTGGCCATTCGCAACCAAGTCGATCGCTTTAATCTCGTGATTGATGTGATTGATCGCGTTCCCAAACTGGGATCGGCGGCGGCCTACGTGAAAGAACGCATGAAGAATCAAATCATCGAGCATATGCACTATGCCCGGGAACATGGGACCGATAAACCCGAAATTACCAGCTGGACTTGGCCCTATTAA
- the gghA gene encoding glucosylglycerol hydrolase, which produces MVKVATPSIPSIQLKDDATQELLDWATEIEHSDATYFEKSQALVVKLGAHYREDGLTEFGFWTPELTAQVMRRKEIYLEILNPMDEIDFSNPRQIVRFRRTRLNLKQQGEFLWGVVSGLQAGTRDQAGSFYWLRFVDQQGILEAIRDVVPYSLPYGVFGPAEVYDIDRLQAHRPDLDYFARTSASQLPEFFTQDSHHQDIKAIPRVHAPRNILQLHVGTATAEGTLEGLTKLYQGISAKLANGDTLTPIEQNYVGYDAVQLLPLEPTIEFRSEYSPESEFFVFLSEDEEDELKIELRKPNTQDWGYDVPILGSSATNPAQLGSLRPDEMVDFVAALHNFSSGPIQVIYDLVYGHADNQSELLINREYLKGPNMYGQDLNHQLPTVRAIFLEMQRRKLNTGADGIRVDGGQDFRFFNPLSGAVEQDDAYLLAMSNVVQEIGDYKRLMFTIFEDGRPWPAEGWEDISTYRDLIEKMPESYQWGPLVFAHNTPALKGFWERKWRRVLEVMHIGSNWITGCGNHDTVRRGNQIALDEEINWNLGESLPEVLSKAYDNPATSIWVYGFSPGLPMDFINALCHAPWMFFRNTDERYGVKVVSEEIGFLDWQITEEIYNRPDLFQNLKKLGFEYLEDVRGFGRALEETMMEMDYDLSRVAKVCQDCLGDDASACSIDSMKLLNHPKMVKFLKRLDETQLKKFALTYMEDCFVACNVGHYVDKVDEVQAQFNRQLRAFRHERPWLSQNLIGTDRFDKHSEGDRTIFYGVRSNPNDGSEGVVMVAHMGGEPMTVELGKWLGIDLNQWTVEIASPGLERDDNFADLNSLELRDSEGLLLCFAPPARSPVSQPQSS; this is translated from the coding sequence ATGGTCAAGGTCGCGACCCCTTCTATCCCCTCCATCCAACTTAAAGACGATGCCACCCAGGAATTGCTCGACTGGGCCACGGAGATTGAGCATTCCGACGCCACATATTTTGAAAAAAGTCAAGCCCTCGTGGTCAAACTGGGCGCCCACTACCGCGAAGATGGCTTAACCGAATTTGGCTTCTGGACTCCCGAACTCACCGCCCAAGTGATGCGGCGTAAGGAGATTTACCTGGAAATCCTCAACCCCATGGATGAGATTGATTTCAGTAATCCCCGCCAGATCGTTCGCTTTCGTCGCACCCGCCTCAACTTAAAACAACAAGGGGAATTTCTCTGGGGGGTCGTCTCGGGCCTGCAAGCAGGAACCCGCGACCAGGCTGGGTCCTTTTATTGGTTACGATTTGTTGACCAACAGGGCATCCTAGAGGCCATTCGTGATGTGGTTCCCTACTCCCTCCCCTATGGCGTCTTCGGTCCCGCTGAAGTCTACGACATCGACCGCCTCCAGGCCCATCGTCCTGATTTAGACTACTTCGCCCGCACCAGCGCCTCCCAACTGCCCGAATTTTTCACCCAAGATAGCCATCATCAGGATATCAAAGCCATTCCTCGGGTCCATGCTCCCCGCAATATCCTGCAACTCCATGTGGGAACCGCCACCGCAGAAGGAACCCTAGAGGGCCTCACCAAGCTCTATCAAGGCATTTCCGCCAAACTCGCCAACGGGGATACCCTCACCCCCATAGAACAGAACTATGTGGGCTATGATGCCGTACAACTGCTTCCCCTCGAACCCACCATTGAGTTCCGCAGTGAATATAGCCCTGAAAGTGAGTTTTTTGTCTTCCTGAGTGAAGATGAAGAAGACGAACTGAAAATTGAACTGCGTAAACCCAACACCCAAGACTGGGGTTATGATGTCCCCATTTTAGGCTCCAGTGCCACCAACCCCGCCCAATTAGGCAGTTTACGCCCTGATGAAATGGTGGACTTTGTCGCGGCGCTGCATAACTTCTCCAGCGGGCCAATTCAGGTCATTTACGATTTAGTCTATGGTCATGCCGATAACCAGTCTGAACTACTGATTAACCGGGAATATCTCAAAGGTCCCAATATGTACGGCCAGGACTTAAACCACCAATTGCCAACGGTGCGGGCGATTTTCCTAGAGATGCAACGGCGCAAACTCAACACGGGAGCCGATGGGATTCGCGTTGATGGCGGTCAAGATTTTCGCTTCTTTAACCCCCTATCTGGGGCTGTGGAACAAGATGATGCCTATCTCCTGGCGATGAGTAACGTTGTGCAAGAGATTGGGGACTATAAACGCCTCATGTTTACCATTTTTGAGGATGGTCGTCCCTGGCCCGCTGAAGGCTGGGAAGATATTTCCACCTATCGGGACTTGATTGAGAAAATGCCTGAGTCGTACCAATGGGGACCTCTGGTATTTGCTCATAATACCCCTGCCTTAAAAGGCTTTTGGGAGCGGAAATGGCGGCGGGTGTTAGAGGTGATGCACATCGGCAGTAACTGGATTACTGGCTGTGGCAATCATGATACGGTGCGCCGGGGCAATCAAATTGCTCTGGACGAGGAAATTAACTGGAATTTAGGGGAATCTCTGCCGGAGGTTCTGAGCAAAGCCTATGATAACCCAGCCACGTCGATTTGGGTCTATGGCTTTAGTCCGGGACTCCCCATGGACTTTATTAATGCCCTCTGTCATGCTCCCTGGATGTTTTTCCGTAATACCGATGAACGCTATGGGGTGAAAGTCGTGTCTGAGGAAATCGGCTTCTTGGATTGGCAGATTACCGAAGAAATTTATAATCGCCCCGATTTATTCCAAAATCTCAAAAAATTGGGCTTTGAGTATCTCGAAGATGTGCGCGGCTTTGGACGGGCCCTAGAAGAGACGATGATGGAGATGGACTATGACCTGAGTCGTGTCGCCAAAGTGTGTCAGGATTGTTTGGGGGATGATGCCTCGGCCTGTAGCATTGATAGTATGAAGCTGCTCAATCATCCTAAGATGGTCAAGTTCTTAAAACGCCTGGATGAAACCCAGTTGAAGAAGTTTGCCCTGACCTATATGGAGGATTGTTTTGTCGCCTGTAATGTGGGTCATTATGTTGATAAAGTGGATGAGGTGCAGGCTCAGTTTAACCGTCAATTACGAGCCTTCCGCCATGAGCGACCTTGGCTGTCACAAAATTTGATTGGAACCGATCGCTTTGATAAGCATAGTGAGGGCGATCGCACGATTTTCTATGGGGTTCGCAGTAATCCCAATGATGGGTCAGAAGGGGTCGTGATGGTGGCCCATATGGGAGGAGAACCCATGACAGTGGAACTGGGGAAATGGCTGGGAATTGATTTAAATCAATGGACGGTAGAAATTGCTTCGCCGGGATTAGAACGGGATGATAATTTCGCCGATCTCAACTCCTTGGAACTGCGAGATTCTGAGGGATTACTGTTGTGTTTTGCTCCTCCAGCTCGTTCTCCGGTATCTCAACCTCAGTCGTCCTAG
- a CDS encoding YcjF family protein — MGEFFMMRDRPQPEQPQPSPEEDNLAAKRSRFARRLTETLDQLKGRFSKMGDVAKLFSVSDEQVAEILARVREELPTTEALLLGKPQAGKSSIIRGITGVSAEIIGQGFRPHTQNTQRYAYPSEDLPLLVFTDTVGLGDTRRDTQELVAELLEDLNVETRRARILILTVKITDFATDTLQEIARQLRQNHPEIPCLLAITSLHDLYPSPVENHPDYPPVFDEVQRVAQALEASFAGSYDGVVWLDFTLEEDGFTPVFYGLEALRDAIAELLPEAEARAIHELLDEGTTRQLGDLYHDVARRYIIAFSVMAATLAAVPLPFATMPVLTTLQVSLVGMIGRLYGQTLSPSQAGGVVSAIAGGFLAQLVGRELIKFIPGLGSALAASWAAAYTWALGEGACVYFGDLMGGKTPDPEKIQVAMNEAFEAAKQRFRDHSNDP, encoded by the coding sequence ATGGGTGAGTTCTTTATGATGCGCGATCGCCCCCAACCTGAACAACCTCAGCCCTCCCCAGAAGAGGACAACCTGGCTGCGAAACGCTCCCGGTTCGCTCGCCGTTTAACGGAGACCTTGGACCAGTTAAAAGGTCGTTTTTCCAAAATGGGTGATGTGGCCAAATTGTTTTCAGTCAGTGATGAACAAGTGGCTGAAATTTTGGCGCGAGTGCGGGAAGAACTGCCCACCACGGAAGCCCTGTTATTGGGAAAACCCCAGGCGGGGAAAAGCTCCATTATTCGGGGCATCACCGGGGTATCAGCGGAGATTATTGGCCAGGGCTTTCGTCCTCACACTCAGAACACCCAACGCTACGCCTATCCCTCGGAGGATTTGCCGTTACTGGTGTTTACCGATACCGTCGGCTTAGGGGATACCCGCCGGGATACTCAGGAGTTGGTGGCGGAACTTCTGGAGGATTTGAATGTGGAAACCCGCCGGGCCCGGATTTTAATTCTAACGGTTAAAATTACGGACTTTGCCACGGATACCCTACAAGAGATTGCTCGGCAACTGCGACAGAACCATCCCGAAATCCCCTGTCTCCTCGCCATTACCTCGTTACATGACCTCTATCCATCCCCGGTGGAGAATCATCCTGACTATCCCCCCGTATTCGACGAGGTGCAACGGGTGGCTCAGGCCTTGGAAGCGTCCTTTGCTGGCTCCTATGATGGGGTAGTTTGGCTCGATTTCACCTTGGAGGAGGATGGCTTTACGCCGGTGTTTTATGGCTTGGAAGCCTTGCGGGATGCGATCGCCGAACTGTTACCTGAAGCGGAGGCCCGGGCCATCCATGAACTCCTCGATGAGGGCACGACTCGCCAGTTAGGAGACCTCTATCACGATGTGGCCCGACGCTATATCATCGCCTTTTCTGTGATGGCGGCCACCCTGGCGGCGGTTCCCCTTCCCTTTGCCACCATGCCGGTGTTAACCACCTTACAGGTGTCTCTGGTGGGGATGATTGGCCGCCTCTATGGGCAAACCCTCTCTCCCTCCCAGGCGGGAGGGGTCGTCAGTGCGATCGCCGGGGGCTTTTTGGCCCAACTGGTGGGACGAGAGTTAATTAAGTTTATCCCCGGCTTAGGGAGTGCCTTAGCCGCCTCCTGGGCCGCCGCCTATACCTGGGCCTTAGGTGAGGGGGCCTGTGTCTATTTCGGCGACCTTATGGGAGGGAAAACCCCTGACCCTGAGAAAATTCAAGTGGCTATGAATGAAGCCTTTGAGGCGGCTAAACAACGTTTCCGTGACCACTCCAACGACCCATGA
- a CDS encoding PP2C family protein-serine/threonine phosphatase: MTTPTTHDSLTARLTSHWAPRSPTPLPLELTRFAIMDHASPDPPIPVPNTAEVQVNTLTWATIATISHIGKVRRENQDNFLVKPWPDQSAILAVVADGMGGGRGGKRAAEITVNTFESLLEKPVPGSVSDRYQQLWNTLHQADEYIRAEGSMNFKLMGMGATAVVVLITPNQMVHLYAGDSRLYHYRRHEFLYKTADHSVVRMLLELGRITEDDVATHPMRSLVSSCLGGREGNGDFSIDPKWNRDPCPQRELQVEDLLLLTSDGLHGHLSDAEIEGYFDEWGHAPGKLLQTLKERALDDGGIDNLTGIVIRIDA; encoded by the coding sequence GTGACCACTCCAACGACCCATGATTCCCTGACGGCCCGCTTAACGTCTCATTGGGCCCCACGCTCCCCCACCCCCTTACCTCTTGAATTGACCCGCTTCGCCATCATGGACCATGCTTCCCCAGACCCCCCGATTCCCGTCCCGAACACCGCAGAGGTTCAGGTTAATACCCTAACTTGGGCCACCATTGCCACCATCTCTCATATCGGTAAAGTACGGCGGGAAAATCAAGATAATTTCTTGGTGAAACCCTGGCCCGACCAGTCAGCAATTTTGGCCGTGGTGGCCGATGGAATGGGGGGCGGTCGTGGGGGCAAACGGGCCGCCGAAATTACGGTGAATACCTTTGAGTCGTTGCTAGAAAAGCCGGTTCCAGGTTCAGTGAGCGATCGCTATCAACAGCTTTGGAACACCCTGCATCAAGCGGATGAGTATATCCGGGCCGAAGGGTCAATGAATTTTAAACTCATGGGGATGGGGGCGACAGCGGTGGTAGTCCTAATTACCCCCAACCAGATGGTTCATCTTTACGCCGGCGACAGTCGCCTCTACCATTACCGTCGCCATGAATTCCTCTATAAAACCGCAGACCATTCCGTTGTGCGGATGCTCTTGGAACTAGGGCGAATTACCGAGGACGATGTGGCCACCCATCCCATGCGATCGCTCGTCAGTTCTTGTCTGGGGGGACGGGAGGGAAATGGGGATTTCAGTATTGACCCCAAATGGAACCGTGACCCTTGTCCCCAACGGGAGTTACAAGTGGAGGATTTGCTCCTGTTAACCAGTGACGGCTTACATGGCCATCTCTCTGATGCTGAAATTGAGGGCTATTTCGATGAGTGGGGTCATGCTCCGGGTAAGCTGTTACAGACGCTGAAAGAACGGGCCCTGGATGATGGCGGAATCGACAATTTAACAGGAATTGTCATTCGTATTGATGCTTAA
- the dusB gene encoding tRNA dihydrouridine synthase DusB: protein MAHPSLTPALRQKLAQPLQIGRVQVQSRVLQSPLSGVTDLVFRRLVRRYAPQSMMYTEMVQASSLQHLREVPQIMDVDPEEHPISIQLFDCRPDFLGEAAQIAVAQGSDTIDINMGCPVNKITRKGGGSSLLRQPKVAEAIVRAVVQVAGVPVSVKTRLGWSDEEINILEFAQRMQDAGAAMLTLHGRTRQQGYNGTAQWHWIRRVKEQLEIPVIANGDIMSVESAIRCLQETGADGVMCSRGTLGYPFLVGEIDHFLKTGDYLPPVSAVQRLVCAKEHLQALGAYKGDRGIYQARKHLSWYCKGFPGANQLRDQLSRIESVEAGCELLDRTLAELEMPVPQ from the coding sequence ATGGCCCACCCCTCCCTAACCCCGGCCCTGCGCCAAAAACTCGCCCAACCCCTCCAGATTGGCCGCGTCCAAGTCCAAAGTCGTGTCCTCCAATCCCCCCTCTCGGGAGTCACCGATTTGGTGTTTCGCCGTCTGGTGCGCCGCTACGCTCCCCAATCGATGATGTATACGGAAATGGTGCAAGCATCGAGTTTGCAACATCTGCGGGAGGTTCCCCAAATTATGGATGTAGACCCCGAGGAACATCCCATTAGTATTCAACTGTTTGACTGTCGCCCGGACTTCCTCGGAGAAGCGGCCCAGATTGCTGTGGCTCAAGGCTCCGATACCATTGATATCAATATGGGCTGTCCCGTCAACAAAATTACCCGCAAAGGGGGCGGTTCCTCCCTATTACGTCAGCCGAAAGTGGCTGAGGCGATTGTCCGGGCCGTGGTGCAGGTGGCGGGGGTTCCGGTGAGCGTGAAAACTCGGCTGGGATGGTCCGATGAGGAGATTAATATTCTGGAGTTTGCTCAACGAATGCAGGACGCGGGGGCGGCGATGCTCACGCTACATGGACGAACTCGGCAACAGGGATACAATGGAACCGCTCAGTGGCATTGGATTCGCCGGGTGAAAGAACAGCTAGAGATTCCTGTGATTGCCAATGGGGATATTATGTCGGTGGAGTCGGCGATCCGCTGTTTGCAGGAGACTGGGGCTGATGGGGTGATGTGTTCTCGGGGAACCTTGGGCTATCCCTTCCTGGTGGGGGAAATTGACCATTTCCTGAAAACTGGGGACTATCTCCCCCCGGTGAGTGCGGTGCAGCGTCTGGTTTGCGCGAAGGAGCATTTACAAGCCTTGGGGGCCTATAAGGGCGATCGCGGTATCTATCAAGCTCGCAAACATCTATCTTGGTACTGTAAGGGCTTTCCTGGGGCGAATCAGCTGCGGGACCAACTCAGTCGCATTGAGTCGGTGGAGGCGGGCTGTGAGTTGCTCGATCGCACTCTGGCGGAACTGGAAATGCCGGTTCCCCAGTGA